In Eubalaena glacialis isolate mEubGla1 chromosome 3, mEubGla1.1.hap2.+ XY, whole genome shotgun sequence, the following are encoded in one genomic region:
- the NUF2 gene encoding kinetochore protein Nuf2, producing METLSFPRYNVAEIVVHIRNKILTGADGKNLSKNDLSPNPKPEVLHMIYMRALQIVYGIRLEHFYMMPVNSEVMYPHIMEGFLPVSNLFIHLDSFLPICRVNDFEIADILYPKAKRTSRFLSGIINFIHFREACRETYMEFLWQYKSSVDKMQQLNTAHQEAIMKLERLDSVPVEEQAEFKQLSDDIQELQQSLNQEFRQKTIVLQEGNSQKKSDISEKTKRLNELKLSVVSLKEVQESLKTKIVDSPEKLKNYKEKMKDTVQKLKNSRQEVMEKYEIYRDSVDCLPSCQLEVQLYQKKIQDLADNREKLTTFLKESLNLEDKIESDESELKKLKAEENSFKRLMIVKKEKLATAQFRINKKHEDVKQYKRTVIEDCNKVQEKRGAVYERVTTINQEIQKIKFGIQQLKDAAEREKLKSQEIFLSLKAALEKYHEGIEKATEDCHTKIDEKTAELKKKMFRMST from the exons ATGGAAACTTTGTCTTTCCCCAGATATAATGTAGCTGAAATTGTGGTTCATATTCGAAACAAAATCTTAACAGGAGCTGATGGTAAAAACCTCTCCAAGAATGATCTTTCTCCAAATCCCAAG CCTGAAGTCTTGCATATGATCTACATGAGAGCTTTACAGATAGTATATGGAATTCGACTGGAGCATTTTTACATG ATGCCAGTGAACTCTGAAGTCATGTATCCACATATAATGGAAGGCTTCTTACCAGTCAGCaatctgtttattcattt GGACTCATTTCTGCCCATCTGTCGGGTGAATGACTTCGAGATTGCTGATATTCTATATCCAA AGGCAAAACGGACAAGTCGGTTTTTAAGTGGCATTATCAACTTTATTCACTTCAGAGAAGCATGCCGTGAGACATACATGGAGTTTCTTTGGCAATAT AAATCTTCTGTGGACAAAATGCAGCAGTTAAATACTGCACACCAGGAGGCAATAATGAAATTGGAGAGACTTGA TTCTGTTCCAGTTGAAGAGCAAGCAGAGTTCAAGCAGCTTTCAGATGATATTCAGGAGCTGCAGCAATCGCTGAATCAAGAGTTTCGTCAAAAAACG ATAGTGCTGCAAGAGGGAAATTCACAGAAGAAGTCAGATATTTCAGAGAAAACCAAGCGTTTg AATGAACTAAAATTGTCAGTGGTTTCTTTGAAAGAAGTACAAGAgagtttgaaaacaaaaattgtggattctccagagaagcttaagaattataaagaaaaaatgaaagatacaGTCCAGAAGCTTAAGAATTCCAGA caaGAAGTGATGGAAAAGTATGAAATCTATCGAGACTCTGTTGACTGCCTGCCTTCATGTCAGCTGGAGGTGCAGCTATATCAAAAGAAAATACAGGACCTTGCAGATAATAGGGAAAAATTAACCACTTTCTTAAAGGAG AGCCTGAACTTGGAGGACAAAATTGAGAGTGATGAGTCAGAACTGAAGAAATTGAAGGCTGAAGAAAATTCCTTTAAAAGACTGAtgattgtgaagaaggaaaaacttGCCACAGCACAGTTCAGAATAAATAAGAAGCATGAGGATGTCAAGCAGTACAAACGCACCGTGATTGA AGATTGCAATAAAGTTCAAGAAAAAAGAGGTGCTGTCTATGAGCGAGTAACCACAATTAATCAAGAAatccaaaaaattaaatttggaaTTCAACAACTAAAAGATGCTGCTGAAAGGGAGAAACTGAAGTCTCAG